The Cytophagia bacterium CHB2 genome has a segment encoding these proteins:
- a CDS encoding F0F1 ATP synthase subunit C gives MDVEAARMIGAGLSCFALIGAGLGIGNIFGNYLAGALRNPSAAPSQFTNLLLGFALAEATGLFGLIVGFIILFG, from the coding sequence ATGGACGTTGAAGCTGCACGCATGATCGGCGCGGGACTTTCCTGTTTTGCTCTGATCGGCGCCGGTCTCGGCATCGGCAACATCTTCGGCAACTACCTGGCGGGCGCGTTGCGCAATCCGTCGGCGGCGCCGTCGCAGTTCACCAACTTGCTGCTCGGCTTCGCCCTGGCGGAAGCGACCGGTCTTTTCGGCCTGATCGTCGGCTTTATCATTCTGTTCGGCTAA
- a CDS encoding ATP-binding cassette domain-containing protein translates to MFDDKTPKASRSETEVLVAKDLRKSYGLREALKGLSFSLNAGRILGFLGPNGAGKTTAIRILTTILEPDAGHFVVNGISSDNPVELRRKIGVLPESLGFHKQMTGLECLIFFGRLYGQSTEQAKATGIAIN, encoded by the coding sequence ATGTTTGACGACAAAACCCCCAAAGCTTCGCGCTCGGAGACGGAAGTGCTGGTCGCCAAGGACCTGCGCAAGTCTTACGGCCTGCGAGAAGCGCTGAAAGGATTATCGTTCTCGTTAAATGCCGGGCGCATTCTGGGTTTCCTGGGTCCCAACGGCGCAGGAAAAACCACCGCCATCCGCATTTTGACGACGATTCTGGAGCCGGACGCGGGCCACTTTGTAGTAAACGGCATCAGCTCGGATAATCCGGTGGAGTTGCGCCGCAAGATCGGCGTGCTGCCGGAGAGTCTGGGATTCCACAAGCAAATGACCGGACTGGAATGCCTGATTTTTTTCGGCCGGCTTTATGGGCAAAGCACGGAGCAGGCCAAAGCTACCGGCATCGCGATCAATTAG